From the genome of Thermodesulfobacteriota bacterium, one region includes:
- a CDS encoding zinc ribbon domain-containing protein — MPIHELSCQDCAHTFEILIFRPEELSEATCPSCNSRRLAKLMSAANFSMPAGSATTGSAGGCATESRTCQGGSCTSFTLPGHSR; from the coding sequence ATGCCCATCCACGAGCTGTCCTGTCAGGACTGTGCCCACACCTTCGAGATCCTCATCTTCCGCCCGGAGGAGCTCAGTGAGGCCACCTGCCCCAGCTGCAACAGCCGCCGGCTGGCCAAGCTGATGAGCGCTGCCAACTTCAGTATGCCGGCCGGCAGCGCAACCACCGGCAGCGCCGGCGGCTGCGCCACCGAGAGCCGCACCTGCCAGGGCGGCAGCTGCACCAGCTTCACCCTCCCCGGCCACAGCCGCTGA
- the pyrE gene encoding orotate phosphoribosyltransferase — MSDRQRLKELLLSHSYLKKRVVLTSGRESDFYIDAKRTTLLAEGAYLCGRLLFQLLRDQPQPIVAVGGMTLGADPLVTAVALVSHLEGQGIPAFIVRKEPKKHGTAAFIEGRENIPDNSRVALVEDVVTTGGTLLKTIERVEAEGLTVGLVVTVVDRQEGGAEALAAAGYPLRAIFTRLDLIGG; from the coding sequence ATGTCCGATCGCCAACGCCTCAAAGAGCTGCTCCTCAGCCATTCCTATCTCAAAAAGCGGGTTGTCCTGACCTCAGGCCGGGAGTCCGACTTCTACATCGATGCCAAGCGCACCACGCTGCTGGCCGAAGGGGCGTATCTGTGCGGCCGCCTCCTGTTTCAGCTGCTCCGGGACCAGCCGCAGCCCATCGTTGCCGTGGGTGGCATGACCCTGGGGGCCGACCCCCTGGTCACTGCCGTTGCCCTGGTCAGCCACCTGGAGGGCCAGGGGATCCCGGCCTTCATCGTCCGCAAGGAGCCCAAGAAGCACGGCACCGCCGCCTTCATCGAAGGGCGGGAGAACATTCCCGACAACAGCCGGGTGGCCCTGGTGGAGGATGTGGTCACCACGGGCGGCACCCTGCTCAAGACCATTGAGCGGGTGGAGGCGGAGGGCCTGACCGTGGGGCTGGTGGTGACTGTGGTGGACCGCCAGGAGGGCGGGGCAGAGGCCTTGGCGGCGGCTGGCTACCCCTTGCGGGCGATCTTCACCCGGCTGGACCTCATCGGCGGCTGA
- a CDS encoding dual CXXC motif small (seleno)protein has translation MDCKRCDGRLEVVRRCRMVRLRCSRCGHEFQIHEVADRLDAETEALLERYTAIIYD, from the coding sequence ATGGACTGCAAGCGGTGTGACGGCCGGCTGGAGGTGGTGCGGCGCTGCCGGATGGTGCGGCTGCGCTGCAGCCGCTGCGGGCATGAATTCCAGATCCACGAGGTGGCGGACCGCCTGGATGCCGAGACCGAGGCGCTCCTGGAGCGCTACACCGCCATCATCTACGACTAG
- a CDS encoding ribonuclease catalytic domain-containing protein, whose protein sequence is MTSSQRLVEYIENSRFLCAAVLEDSGSRVRALNQNGREVSLPYGRIVHASVLPAAASSGREDLLKALRQVADQRRQLAEAVDLAGLWEVAAADGEAAFPPEFLASLCFGGDASADQVAACLRAVLADRLYFKFREGKIVAQSMAAVAQRQEALERERQREALLGEGARNLARLKAGEPVADWPTREACLNLLASFYLHGSDAPEAALARDLLKRAGCTRPHDPYLILVQAGFWAADENFLLGRYGVPVIFAEEVLAEAAALASAPPAVGPGRRDLTSLPVLTIDGEATADFDDALHLEERPDGLALGIHISDVAALVRPDSGLFEEAARRATSLYFPEGSIPMLPAALSEDAASLRQGQVRPAMSFLVQLTAAGEVVDFTIQPSLVRVARQLTYQEADRRLTEDRELRLLAELAVRLRQRRLDQGALVLPIPDVNIVLDPQAGVRVELAEVDTPARLLVAELMVLANSLAAQYLADRQVPALFRCQGEPKKRLFTGLERDLFLNFRQRRFLSPMELTVRPRPHSGVGVMQYTTVTSPIRRFLDLVVQHQLHSVLAGRGAAFSESALRGLANRLQEGLTRASTVRSLRHRYWLLRHLEGRVGQRLPALFLERQGNRVLVLLTELLFTAEVPATGPLSRLVPGDALSVRLERADALDNDLRLTY, encoded by the coding sequence CATCGAGAACAGCAGATTCCTGTGCGCCGCCGTGCTGGAGGATTCCGGATCCCGGGTGCGGGCCCTCAACCAGAACGGCCGCGAGGTAAGCCTGCCGTACGGCCGCATCGTCCACGCCAGCGTCCTGCCCGCCGCCGCCTCATCCGGCCGGGAGGACCTCCTGAAGGCCCTCAGGCAGGTGGCCGACCAAAGGCGGCAACTGGCGGAGGCCGTCGACCTGGCCGGCCTGTGGGAGGTGGCGGCGGCGGACGGCGAGGCCGCCTTCCCGCCGGAATTCCTGGCCAGCCTCTGCTTCGGCGGCGATGCCAGCGCCGATCAGGTGGCGGCCTGCCTGCGGGCCGTGCTGGCGGACCGGCTGTATTTCAAATTCCGGGAAGGGAAGATCGTCGCCCAGTCCATGGCCGCGGTGGCCCAACGCCAGGAGGCCCTGGAGCGGGAGCGGCAGCGGGAGGCGCTCCTGGGGGAAGGGGCCCGCAATCTGGCCCGGCTCAAGGCCGGTGAGCCGGTGGCCGACTGGCCTACCCGGGAGGCCTGCCTCAATCTTCTGGCCAGCTTCTACCTGCACGGCAGCGACGCCCCGGAGGCGGCCCTGGCCCGGGATCTCCTGAAGCGCGCCGGCTGCACCCGGCCCCACGATCCCTACCTTATCCTGGTCCAGGCGGGCTTCTGGGCGGCGGACGAGAACTTCCTTCTTGGCCGCTACGGGGTGCCCGTCATCTTTGCCGAGGAGGTGCTGGCCGAGGCGGCGGCCCTGGCCAGCGCCCCTCCGGCCGTCGGTCCAGGGCGGCGGGATCTGACCAGCCTGCCGGTTCTCACCATCGACGGCGAGGCCACCGCCGACTTCGACGACGCCCTGCACCTGGAAGAGCGGCCGGACGGCCTGGCCCTGGGCATCCATATCAGCGATGTCGCTGCGCTGGTCCGGCCGGACAGCGGCCTTTTTGAGGAGGCGGCCCGCCGGGCCACCTCCCTCTACTTCCCGGAAGGGTCCATCCCCATGCTGCCGGCGGCGTTGTCGGAAGACGCCGCCTCCCTGCGCCAAGGGCAGGTGCGGCCGGCCATGAGCTTCCTGGTCCAGCTCACCGCCGCCGGCGAGGTCGTCGATTTCACGATTCAGCCCAGCCTGGTGCGGGTGGCGCGGCAGCTCACCTATCAGGAGGCGGACCGCCGCCTGACGGAGGACCGGGAGCTGCGCCTGCTGGCCGAGCTGGCGGTGCGCCTGCGGCAGCGGCGCCTGGACCAGGGGGCTCTGGTGCTGCCCATCCCCGACGTCAACATCGTGCTGGATCCCCAGGCCGGGGTCCGGGTGGAGCTGGCCGAGGTGGACACCCCGGCCCGGCTCCTGGTGGCCGAGCTGATGGTGCTGGCCAACAGCCTGGCCGCCCAGTACCTGGCCGACCGGCAGGTGCCGGCCCTGTTCCGCTGCCAGGGCGAGCCCAAAAAGCGGCTGTTCACCGGCCTGGAGCGGGATCTCTTTCTGAACTTCCGCCAGCGCCGGTTCCTGTCGCCCATGGAGCTGACGGTGCGGCCGCGGCCCCACAGCGGCGTCGGCGTCATGCAGTACACCACCGTCACCTCCCCCATCCGGCGCTTCCTGGATCTGGTGGTGCAGCACCAGCTGCACAGTGTCCTGGCCGGACGGGGAGCGGCCTTTTCCGAGTCCGCCCTGCGGGGACTCGCCAACCGGCTCCAGGAAGGCCTGACCCGGGCCAGCACCGTCCGGAGCCTGCGCCACCGCTACTGGCTGCTCCGCCACCTGGAAGGCCGTGTTGGACAACGGTTGCCGGCCCTGTTCCTGGAGCGCCAGGGCAACCGCGTCCTGGTGCTTCTCACCGAGCTTCTTTTCACCGCCGAGGTGCCGGCCACAGGTCCCCTGAGCCGCCTCGTCCCCGGAGACGCGCTGTCGGTGCGGCTGGAAAGAGCCGATGCCCTGGACAACGACCTCAGGCTCACCTATTGA